GTGGACCAGCTTCTCGTAATGATTACAAGTTGGCTATCATTGCTTTGGACACCTCACGCTAGTGAGGTTATCAGTcaagcaggaagaaagaaatggatgGGAAAAGATCCTTTTTTCCAGAGATTAACTCTCTCTCATTCAGGAAAGAAAATCTTTCCAGAATTCTCCAACAGACTTTCTCTAATAGCTAATGATTAGCACAGAGAAATGGAGTTAAAATGACTAGTTTAGGCAAGTTATAACTTCTCCCATGGGACTGGAGTGAGAACTACTGAGAGGACCTCCCTTAACAGGAAGTAGGGATATATGTTGGGTAGGAAACCGGAATTTCTGCAGCACCCTCCACACCGCCACTGCCTACTTCTGTACCATATCCAGTGAAGCACTTCCACTTCATACTCAGGCCATACTTAGCTTCTTAATGGTTCCCAGATGCATTTCACACTGATAATACTGTTCTTTATGCCTAAAATGTTCACCTTTCCTCCATATTGTTCTTCATGAATGTTGCCTTATGCAGAAAATCTTTCCAATATCAGTTCCATAATTTCCTCTTACAATAATCAATAATCTAATCCTCTGCCTACCTCAGCCACTTATTTTGTGGTCATATCCAAGACTTGCCATTAATTGCATCTCTTCTACATTCTCTATTTCCTATAGCTAAAGGGCAGAGGTATCTCGTTCGCAAACCAATTCCCAATGTCTAAACTCAATTCGCTTATGATGGCTAAGGAATAAATTCTCAAACCCCACGGTTTGTTTCACTAAACCGAAGGACAAAACTAAAAACTTCAATTCCTAGCATTAACAACCGCTaaagagttctttttatttccatcacTATCTTAACCTCCATACTTTTAGGGACTAGAATTCCAGAAATGCAATGTGACACTGCCATTTTCCCATCTTTCCTTTCTAAATAGTTTCTGTGAACTGCTGTCTCTGAATTActatagaaaaataagagaaggCAATTTGCTCTCTTGGCTATCTGAAAGAGGAGTATCCTTATGGTTGAAAGATAGCTGTCCAAATTTTTGGCATGGCACAGATATGAATCTCTGAGCCAAGACAAGAGAGCAGAAGGACCAAAACAGCTTCTCATCTTTTTTTCAGAGATTTTGCTTTGTAAGGTGAAGACTTGACATACTGAGGCAATTTTTCTCATTCTGCTCTATTTTATAACCCTTGGAAATTATGTGTAGATTCTGGAATTTAGTTTTTGAAGTTTTAGCATTATTATTTGGTTGTGAAAGTGTGGGTCTTTCAATGAGAAGTTACAAGTACTAAAGTAAGGTCCAGTAGCCAGACACCATTTTTAAACCAGAAttgttaggttttttttaaaacgttaataaaaataattttagacatCTCGCAAAAAGCTAAGCCACCTTAGAATACTTTAAAAAGCATTCTCACTATTTTtgtataaaaaagtaaataaattcagTGAGGGAAAATGTATTTAAACTGCTTTACACATCTGCAAAAAAGGAACCATGAGAAAtgaggaacaaaaataaaaatatccttgGATAAAGTCCACATGTAGACATGATTCAGGATGTTATAAATAACTCCTATGAGGTAAAGCAAACATGCAATATTTATATATCATTCTCTGAAGAAAGggtatattttattaatcctcAAGTTCCTCagcatattaataataaaatcttGGTATATAGTGTCAACAAGTCCAATTTTTGTGCCCAAAGAAAATCCAGATTATTTTAGGGTGAGTTTGCTTCTTTTTCATCTGATTCATTATCCATAAcctaaaaccaaaaaacaaagaatatttaagaataaaagaattaaattctgCCATCTTTCTGATTTTAATATTACTTGCTTAGCTAATATACTCTAACTCATAACAATGCCTGGCAATCTCATAATAATAAATCTATCAACAGCCCTAAAGCACAAAGTTTGAATCATAACTTATatcctaacaaaaataaaaacaagttaacTATTTGATAAATAACTAAAGCACAGGTGTCTTTCCTTGTCTTAAAAAAGAGTTCTAGCAGCAAAATCAGCTAGGCAGAGAAGATTATAAATAATTACGTGGTATTCTCTAACCATAAGACTAATGTAATTGGACTTTTTGTCTTTTCCCAAAAGCGGTTTAGTTATGTAAATATATTCTGTAGCAAACTGTtattataaaaaacatttatttttatacaaacgAATCcctaaaaaatgtaaagaaacaaACTACCATATTAGCAACTACTTACTTTGGTCTTATTCAGATAAAAGATCATTTTAAACCTTAGAAAAATGTGAAgactttcaatttaaaaaaatactaatgaatacttgaagaaaaaatgaaaagacgaGTATCTTTCCATTTTAATATATTATCAAGATAATAAAGATTAACTCctttggagaggaaaaaaaagagttatataaacctaagaattttttttcctcctcaccaCACCTACTACAATTAAATTTATAATCTCAAGACCGATTCTTCACCACACCCTGGACAAGGGAATAAAAATGTTGCTTTGTTAAGCTATCAAAGTGTCAACATACCTAAagttaaaaagcaattttttaaaaaggcacatagaagataatgtaagaaaaatatgttttcaaaaacCTAGTTGATCTGAgacaaacaagagaaaaaaattctttcacaGTATATCTTCTGGGTTGAGCAAAAATGGGTATTACTTTCAAGGAATGAATACTTTATATCCAATCTCAGCCAACACCCAatccaaataatttaatttagaaaaatattcccAAGTACTTATTTAATACAAAGTACAATATAAGACATGTGTAAGACACAGGGCTTTGGgtagggtggctcacgcctgtgatcccagcacttagaaggctgaggcaggtggattgcctgagctcacgagtttgagaccagcctgaggtagagagagtccccatctctaaaaactagccaggcattgtggcgggtgcctgtagtcccagctacttgggaggctgaagcaagagaattgcttaagcccaagtgtttgaggttgctgtgagctgtgacgccatggcactgtaccaagggtgacaaagttagactctgccaaaaaaaaaaaaaaaaaaaaagacacagggcTAGTGGTTACAGAGGAATACAAAGATCTATACATGATTTCAAGTCTCTTAGAGAACTTCTGCATAAACATAAAGCAGAACAGACACACTGAAAGAAATTTTGACCTAAGAAGAGCTTAATTCCAAGTGAGGAATTGATAAGAACTTCAAGGATGAATTTTAATACTACCCAAAGATGAGTGACTCTCAAAACAGTCATTAAGGGCACAGAATTACCAAAGAAGTTTTTTCAACTTTCTAATTTCCATACATTCTTCCCTTCCTTAATAATCTCTCTGACTGAGGCTAGGCCTcttggttgagaaccactgcactgaCAGTCACTATTACCGCTGAGAAGATAATGTGTTATATTCCTTAGGTATGTTGGCAGGAAAAAACGTTGGTATCATGCTACAAAGCCCTAGAACCCTGCCTACTCAGTATTCTGTCTTACTATACTAcatacaacaaaatattatttctcaacAAGCTTCTTGCCTGTATGGTTAAGAACAAGAAGTGGATAAATGTAAGAACAAAAAGTAGATAAATACACTGTAGTGGAGCTCTTCCACTAAagacttttactttatttttttatttattgacagtctcactctgttgcctggagtagagtgtcatggcatgatagctcacagcaacctcaaactcttgggctcaagcaatccccttgcctcagcctcccaagtagctgggactaccacaacacctggctattttagagacgcggtctcgctcttgctcaagctggtctcagactcctgagttcaagcaatccactcacctgggcttcccagagtgctaagatcacaggcataagccaccgtatCTGGCATTAAAGACTTTTAGATTTCATCTACCCTATGAATTCATAGCATAACAGCTGTACAGCACAGCACATAGGAGAACCAGTTGAATAGAAGTATATTCAACTGGAACCTATACCCCATGAATTGATGGCATAATAGGCATATAacaagctttgtcacattcaatggaaaggcctctccctgagctgctggagcaTTTTCCCTATGaactcatggcataataggtattaaaaataaaaggctactataaaaaatacaaataaatttcatCTATAAAAATTGCATGTTTTGAATCCCCTTTTTATAACTTTTGTACAATCAGAGCAAAGGTACaacctctgagtctcagtttccttatataCAAAATGGGATTACTCAGTGCACCATATTATTAGAAAACTAAATGAGGCAATTATTTGCAAAAATGCCTGGCAAGTAGTAGGTTCTCTTAACATAAAAGTTCTAAAATAAGGAGATTTCAAgtctaataaaaattataacatgaAGATCTAGACTTTCAAGAAAAAATTAGGTCatgaacttcttttcttttcaaatatttacctTAATATTAAACCTAAACTGTCATATAGTAATACTGGCATACCTGTTCTACACCTTCTACCTCTGGAATATAAAACTGCAGCatgttctgaattccatttttcaGAGTAATGATTGAACTGGGGCAGCTGGTACAAGAACCTTGGAGTTTCAGCTGTACAATGCCATCTTCAAAGCCTTTATAGATTACATCTCCTCCATCTTCCAGCACAGTTGGCCTGTGGTcacagaatatttatatttttaaaaatagaagtttcCATTGAAAAAATTGAATGCAGCTAAGAGTTTGAATcttgtatttataaaatttacaaaGTTAAGAGTTACTTTTATAATACAGAACAATAACTGTGGCTAAGGCTTATtcgtaattttaatttttttaactttcagaatATAAGATGCCAAAATTCATTCAAATATTCACTTTACTTATTACAACATTCTCTTTTGCTTGTTAACAACCTTTTTAAGCCTGCAAGATTTCAAATTTCTTAACAATTACTGTGATTActcttgtgcccaggagttccacaaagactaTACTGCCAAACAAGCTGAATTCACAAGCAGAatccctttattgaagagccgacgggcgactgcctcagtgtcccaacatgaaGTTTCTAAGAGCAGCCCCGAGTCcttaaggggttgggtttttaaggcttggtctgcatcctggttggcacgcaggctgttCAGGTGTATCCAGGGTAGGGTAGCAACCAAGCATTGTACAAAAGCAGAATTTTCCGGTTAGCCATAtgtcatacatttttgttttaatattttcccccatacatcttagtttctaTTCTTTCCCCCATACATCTTAGTCTCAGTATTTTCCCTACCTGGTATtatttaaaggtcagtctggggatagtTTTTGCTGCCCAGTTCGTTTCCTAGGGAGTTAGCTaagcaagaaactgggagtgaactagaagcaagaaatcaattagtattttcccatttattttgggagtgaactagacttatttcatttctttttttgaaagcttgcagtccggaaatttgccaggagttagcTGATATTTTTCCATCATAGACTAGGCCTAACAATTACCTCAGATCTACTGATTCACTCCTTTtgtgaaggaagaggaagagtgacAAGTGTTGGCTTCTTTTTATTTAGGTAAACTTTTCATTGAAATATAACACTAATACATTAATAGAAAAATGCATAAATCATATATGTACAATTAATTTTTACAAAGTGAACATACATTTGTCACTACCATCCAGACCAAGAAACAGAACACCAGCAACCCAGAGGTCCTCTTTGTATTTCCTTCTAATCACTCCCCCCAGCTAAACATAACTACTATCCTAATTTCTATCACCATTgattagttttgtctgtttttaaacctttattatttataaatataaattctaggctgggcatggtggctcacgcctgtaggcccagcactgtgggaggccgaggcgggtggactgctctgagctcaggggttcgagaccagtatgagcagcagtaagccagagtaagaccccatctctactaacaacatcaaaaacagccggatgtTATGATgggcgtctataatcccagctactggggaggcaatgggaaagagcaccatcagaggaagaagaaaatgaacaaaacaaaaaaaaaaagagtacttcaaatgaagaagaatgaacaagcaagctgaaattaaaaattaaaaaaaaattctacttagaAATCATATAGAATTTCTCTTTCgtatttggcttttgtttttctttctttttttttgacagagtctcactatgtcgccctcagtagagtgccatggcatcatagctcacagcaaccccaaactcttgggcttaagcaattctcttgcctcagccttaatGGTGTTGTCAACCTTAATGGTTTAAACCATTCAAGTggatttatattaataatttgttgTGGCTTAAATTTGAATATTCAAAATGCTAATGAGTTTAAGCACTTTTCTCTTATGTTCGGTGGCAATGTTATTGTCTTTTGTGGAGTGCCTGCTTTAGTCTCTACATGATTGTTTATATGACATGTGCACTATAAATACCTTCTactctgttttgctttttcactGTAAATGGTGTCTTTTGATGAAGAGATGTCTTCAAAGTCATAATCTTACTGTAGTACAATTTGTATGTATTTGCCAtgattttgttttgtgtcctacggttaaaaaaaaatacttgcttaCACAGAGGTTATACAGATATTCTCCTACTTAAAATTTCCTTCATTTGTTAATCCTAGGTCTTTTTGAAAAGCACTGCTggctgggtgtggaggctcacccctgtaatcctagcactctgggaggcctgagcaagtacaagaccctgtctctactaaaaacagaaaaacgtgctgggcattgtggtgggtgccgacagtcccagctacttgggaagctgaggcatgaggattgcttgaacccaagagtgtaaggttgctctgagctagccAGGGCAcactacccagtgtgacagagtgagactctgtctccaaaaacaaaaacaaaaaccagagcaTTGCTTAGTGtccaaatacatattttagaGTTATCTGCTTAGTGtccaaatacatattttagaGTTATCTAGTTACTTTTTAGTAAATATGTCTAGCTTAATCCCATTGTAGTCAGAGAGCCATATtctcaataatttctttttttttttttttttttttttttttgtagagacagagtctcactgtaccgccctcgggtagagtgccgtggcgtcacacggctcacagcaacctctaactcctgggcttccgcgattctcttgcctcagcctccctagtagctgggactacaggcgcccgccacaacgcccggctattttttgttgttgttgcagtttgaccggggctgggtttgaacccgccaccctcggcatgtggggccggcgccctactcgctgagccacaggcgccgcccctcaataatttcaatattttaaatctgTTAAGATTGCTTGATGATCTAGCCCACAGTCTTCTTTTTCAAGTTTCAggtacttgaaaagaaaaaatacaacagaacctctgtaagttaaccaccAAAGGGACTAaaccaaactggtcaacacatggaggtggctGACATAAGGAACcaagcctactgtactgacatgtacatgcacacacgttTGCTCACTCACACACAAGCACATATGCTTGCTCATTTTCACACAcacccacgcacacacacacacatacatgcaaaaaaacaaacccagtaTTTTTCATCAAGACAATCAATCTACAACAAACACAAAACTCGGAATTATTTTACAATGCTTCCTTCCTTAGAAAGATGACCATCTTGGATATATATACATTTCAGTGGTTTACtgttgacttatttttaaatatattaagtgtTATTACATGCAACTACATCCTGTATTTAACAGCCTTTATTTACCTTCAAGTATTTCCCTCCACCCATCAAAAGAATTTCAGGCTGGCAGGCAAATGGGTGCcttattttctatgaaattgaATGCGATAGTTCTAAACACTGGCCAGAAAATGTCTGATCACCATTTCAACACATGGGAACAGTTACATTGATGCCTAATTGCCATTTTCTGCAAAAAGCTGTGCAACGCTGGTGTCCACAACTAGGCAGTCACTATTCATAATGGCTGTCGCAATTCCCTCTTGAATAGACTGAGGAGTTGCTTCTCAAGTCAATTGCCATCTATGACCATTTAGCTCAAGATGGTAAGCAAAATTTTCAGCTTGCTTGCATGTTCCTATCGCTGTACAATTGCGAAGAACTGCTGGTGACCATcgtatttttcttgtttctccaaGACTTACATGAAGTGAAAGCCAAAACAGGACAGCATAATCACCCAGTCAACAGCACCAGGAAGATTAATGTCTGTAGCAAGGAAAACTATATCTTCCTCCTGCAGAGTTGTAATGGACTTATGCTGATGCATCAGATGGGGCATGACGACATCCAGAGAGCCTTGCCATTTACACGAAGCACCAGGGCACGGACAGGAATAAGGCCTAAACTCACAGAGCTCTTCGTGGTCTGCTTTTTTCCGTGGGTAGCAGAGTTATTTCACATCCAGAAGAGGCATATTTACAAGGGAAAAGTACTAAATTGGCCACTTTCTCCATAACTAAGTTGCGAATGGACCCCAATGGGCCCCAGGAAGTTGGACAACACGTGGGCGACAGTTGGTCCAAACAAGATGGCCACCCTGACATTGAAGAATGGGTGACACACAGTTAAAGCAGACTGGACACTCAAAAAGACTCACCAACTCATTGTAAGGGCAGGTAGGGCAGGCACCCTGGGATGGTGGACACTGTGAGGGACCAGCTGGTAATGCCGTGGCAGTCCAATTGTTCATTTCTTACAAACTAGTAGATTCTTTCAAACTGCAGGGGTGCCTAGGACAGAGCGATCCCAGAAGATGCCTGCTAGTCTTGGTCTCTGAGTGCTGGAGCCTCGTTAGCAGCTGCCCAGAAGCAGCCCTGCCTCTGCATTGTTTGTCctcccttttttttgcagtttttggccagggccaggtttgaacctgccatctttggtatatggggccagcaacctactccttgagccacaggcactgcccagtcctGCCTCTCTTGGTGCTTTGTGCCTGCTGTCCTCTAGAAGAGTTGAAATTAAttgacatcctcttcttttgtAGTCTCtacaatttctgtgtcatcctcacttaGGTAAGCACTCTGACGTTGGTCTATACTTCAGTCACTACTGTTTGGAAAACTGCTTCTGTgtcaggttcattacaggttgccacctcatcatctattgcaacaaaaccttgaaaatatactcCTTCAAATTCTGTCATGGGAGATGGACTGTCTCATGGGCCCAAAATATAGtgctcttgggttgtgacaaatcAAACTTTCTTGGAACACTTCTGTATTGTTTCTGACTGAACTTTATCCCAAGCATAACTGATCCAGAAGACAGCATCCAGAGTATTAGCTGATGCAGTGGATAAAGTTGCTTCCACAGGGGGACCACAGCTTTGTGTTTTGGTAATGACCTATTTGGGCTcagtaatacattttaaatgttttgatgatgtcAAGACATTGGATTTTTGAGGTGTTGGGAAGCAGAAACTTTGCTGCCATGTTTGTGAAATGATTCACCTGCGGGTGGCCAGCACAATTGTTTACTGTCAGCAGAATagaccatttcttcttcatttcttggtGTGTTCGCTTTACCCACTCCTGAAATAAGGCACCAGTTATCTACGCAcatttgtttgatctccaagtAATGGGGAGGTCTTTGGGCTTCAGGTTCTTAAACGTGTATGGCTTTACTAATCACCAAGGGCTTTAGTATCTCTTCCAATGAAGagcaaagcagaactgtgaaacatTCTTTGAAAAGTTTTCCACTCTTATATTTATCACCCTCCATGACAAGGCAATGCCTTGACAAAGTCTACACTCTACAACATTAAAGATTTTGTCATCTTTGGAGCTCCTTAATAAAATCCAGGAACTTCTTAATGAATTCTTCCACAACTTCTATTAGAACTTTCATTAGATTCCCCACACAAGATTttctggtggctcatgcctgtaatcctagcactctgggaggccaaggcgggttttttttttttgtagagacagagtctcactttatggccctcggtagagtgccgtggcctcacacagctcacagcgacctccaactcccaggcttaagcgattctcttgcctcagcctcccgagtagctgggactaccggtgcccgccacaacacccggctatttttcggttgcagtttggccggggctgggtttgaacccgtcaccctcggtatatggggccggcgccttaccgactgagccacaggcgccacccagccgaGGCGGGttttgagcttacaagttcaaaaccagcctaagcaaagcaagaccATCTCTACGAAAAACTGAGGTtcgtttgagcccaagttggaggctgctatgagctatgacaccacggcactctacccagggtaacagcttgagactctatcccaacaacaacaacaacaaaagaattctGGAGATCTGTGTCATAGTTTAAATTTCTCAAGCCAACCACTAGATACTTGGAAATCTGCCACTCTGAATTCCTGTGCACATTTTTTAGCAACACTGAAAGATTCGAACACTGACTGCCCTCATTTGAGAGCTTAACATGGCTTCATTGACTTCATCGAGGAAAGTTTTCCTACTTTTCCCCCgtactcatgtttacatttttggatgttgctaaccGTGGTCTTGCTAAAACCAGAATGTTCCAtcatctttctttggctgctgctttccagaaaatgtagatcaaccttttccttcaataGCAGCTTTTTGAGTTCCTCCCTTTGGGCCACCATGTCTTGATTAACTGTAAAATGTTTCAGGAATTGTAGGAAGTACCTACATTTCAGACCAGTCCTTCACgttgaaaaaaaatcttcaagaaCAAGTGATAAACAATAGGAATTTAGGACTAATCTAacatatggtaataataaaacatgaaaaaagaacttacactaaaaaaaagtaatacaactAAAAGGCAAAGGCCACACTGCCTACCCCTCAGAGTTGACTGGACTCAAATGGTCACGTTATAAAGGATAAATTAATATTGTGAGTCACAGCCAAGTGGATACAACTTAGAGAGGTGGTCAATAAACAGAAGTTagtcttccattgagtacatgtggtacatgtctggtctaggtcaacttaaggaggtggttaatgtagggaggtggtcaactatgaagtttctattgtatttttggggggcttttttttgagacagagtctcactttccccctgggtagagtgccatagagttatagctcacagcaacctcaaactcttgggctcaagccatcctcttgcctcagcctcctaagtagctgggactataggcacccggcacaacacctagctattttcaAAGATGGggtcttctcttgctcaggctgctcttgaactcctcagctcaggcaatccacctgacttagcctcccagaatgctaggattacaggcatgaacaacTGAGTCAGGCCTGGTCCTAAtgtattttaattgacaaataaaaattgtatatatttatcatatgCAACACGATGTCTTGGAATATTCACTATGAAATGGCTAAATTGGAAGAACAATTAAAATTTACTCTCTCTCaatcacaactgtaatcctagcattctgggaggccaaggtgggtaaactcacaagtttgagaccagcctgagccagagaaagacctcatctctttttcttttgagatagagtctcactttgtcaccctcggtagagtgccatggcatcatagctcatagcaacctcaaattcttgggctcaagtgattctcttgcctcagtctaccgagtagctgggattataggcacccactacaacactcggctttttatttttttagagatggggtctcactcttgctcaggctggtctcaaaccagtgagctcaggaaatccacccacctcggcctctcagagtgctaggattacaggagtgagccaccatgcccagccaagaccctggtctctaaaaatagccaggtgttgtggcgggcacctatagtaccagctacttgggagactggggcaaaaGAACtgtttaagcctgagagtttgaggttgatgtgagctgtaatgccacggcactctactgagggtgacaaagtgagactctgtttcaaaaagaaaaaaaaaaatatctactttctcaacaattttcaattttcattaaCTTGTACTTATTTTGAAACTCTACTACACATATAATAATCTCACAGACAACTAAAAGCATATTGCTATAATGAggccagcactttggaggctgaggtaagaggactgcttgaggccagcatATAGTTTGAGATAAGCTAcacaaaaacaagaccccatctctacaaaaaaaaaaaaaaaaaaaaaaacagaaaaattagccaggcatggtggtgcatacctatagacccagctattcaggaggctgaccCAGAAGAGTCACTTGAccccttgagtttgaggttgcagagagctatgatgacaccactgcactctaacctggatgACAAAGACagtctctgtctttaaaaaaaaggaagtatacTATTATAATGAAAATTGCCTCTGCAGCATTTGATTTCACTTAGAGAAAGCAGTACATACCGTATTCTAGTATCTAACAATTCCTTAATCATTGCCACAACTTCATCATCTTCTTCAGATCCTACAAATAATTACACATACAAAATATCAATAGTAGAAACTATATGCCTTTGCaagtattt
The sequence above is a segment of the Nycticebus coucang isolate mNycCou1 chromosome 4, mNycCou1.pri, whole genome shotgun sequence genome. Coding sequences within it:
- the NFU1 gene encoding NFU1 iron-sulfur cluster scaffold homolog, mitochondrial isoform X5, translating into MDFFASGLPIVTEEAPSGEAGSEEDDEVVAMIKELLDTRIRPTVLEDGGDVIYKGFEDGIVQLKLQGSCTSCPSSIITLKNGIQNMLQFYIPEVEGVEQVMDNESDEKEANSP